From Paenibacillus graminis:
GGCTATGAGATGATGACAAGACAGGAGCGCCTGCTGCGCAATGCCGTTATTTTTTTGGCGATCGCAACATTAATGCTCGGGGGTCTATTGTTCTGGAGTCTGCGGGCCATGGCTATTCTCAAAGGAGAAGCCGCTGAAGGGGAGTCCTCGGACATTGCCAGGGCGGGAGATCAGCCGGTGACAGACCAGCAATGGATAGGTGAACTCAAAAAAAAGCATGGCGATGAAGTGCTGCTCACGTTGCTTAACCATATTGTGGTCAGCAAAGAGGCTAAGGCCCTAGGGATTACTGTAACTGAAAATGAGATTGAAAAGGAACTGCAGCGCAGTATAGCCGGCTATGGCTCCGAACAGCAGTATTACGAACAGATGGAGTCCGAACTGGGGCTTTCGCGTGAGGAAGTGCGTGATGAGGCGGCTTACCGTCTTACTCTCCAAGCGATAGCTACAGCGGGGATCACCATTAGTGAGAGCGAAATCGATGATTATTTAGCGCAGAATGCCGAGCGGTTCACTCCCAAGAAGGAAATGCAGCTCTCCATGATTAAGGTATACACCTACGAAGAAGCAGAGAAGGTAATGGACCGCCTGGAGCAGGGTGAAGATTTTGCGGCGCTGGCCACAGAGCTGTCTGTCGACGAGGAAAGCCGGGTGCATGGAGGCAGTATTGGTATGGTGGAAGAGGATGATCCATTCTGGCCGGAGGACCTCTTGCAGACTGCTGCCGGACTGGAGGCGGGTGATATTGCAGGTCCGCTGCAGGCTGGGGATGCTTATGCGGTGATCCGGCTGGAGAAAGCCATCGTGCCCCGGGAGCAGAATCAGGCAGAAATCAGGCAGCAGGTGCGGGAAGAGCTTGCACTGGAGAAGGCCCCGCCACTTCAGCAGGTGGAAAATGATTTGCGCGCTAAATATGATACAGCGATATATATTGACAACAGCCTGCAAGATTGATAATATGATCTTAAATGTAAAACCTACTGATTTAGTCGGAAATAGGTAACGGCGGAGGGTCCAATTCCGCTGTCCAGCGCTATAACTTGGTGCTGCGGTGTTGAATGTCCTGGTGCATACCTAGCCGTTTTTCATACACCCGGAGATCTATGCTGGATACTATTATCACAAGTTACGCACCCATTCATTTATCATTCCAAGGAGGTTTTCACTCATGGCTAAAGTCGTCAACAGTGTAACAGATTTGATCGGAGGCACGCCGCTGGTTCGTCTCAACCGGGTGGTTCCTGAAGGTTCTGCGGAAATCTACCTGAAGCTGGAATATCAAAACCCAGGCTCCAGCGTGAAAGACCGCATCGCCATCAGCATCGTGGAAGAAGCTGAGAAGGAAGGGCTGCTGAAGCCAGGCGGCACCATTGTAGAAGCCACGAGTGGCAACACAGGTATTGGTCTGGCACTTGTTGCTGCAGCCAAAGGTTATAAGGCGGTTATTGTTATGCCTGAAACGATGAGCCTTGAACGCCGCAATCTGCTGCGTGCTTACGGTGCGGAACTGGTGCTTACTCCGGGATCGGAAGGGATGAACGGTGCGGTTAAGAAGGCTGAGCAAATCTTGAGCGAGAACCCTGATTACTTCCTGGCCGAGCAATTCAAGAATAAGGCAAACGTCAAAATCCACCGTGAAACCACGGGTCCGGAAATTGTTGAAGCCATTGAGTCCATTGGCGGACCATTGGATGCCTTTATTGCCGGAGTAGGTACTGGCGGAACCATCACAGGCGCCGGTGAGATTTTGAAGAGTAAATATCCTAATGTAAAGATCTATGCGGTAGAACCTGCGGCATCGCCAATCCTGGCTGGCGGCAAGCCTGGTCCTCACAAGATCCAAGGGATCGGAGCAAACTTCATTCCTGATATTCTGAATCAGAATGTCTATGATGAGATTATCCACGTAGAGAACGACGAAGCATTCGAAACTGCACGCCGCGTAGCGAAGGAAGAGGGCGTTCTGTCCGGTATTTCTTCCGGTGCAGCCGTGTTCGCAGCCCTCAAAGTGGCCAAAGAGCTGGGAGCGGGCAAAAAAATCGTAGTGGTTATCCCAAGCAACGGTGAACGTTACCTGAGCACCCCACTTTACAATTTTGAAGTGTAATTGCTGATAAGCATATCCATAGAGCCTTCCTATCCGCTGTCACAGGGATGGTGAAGGCTCTTTTTTCAGAGAATCGATCATTCAGGCTTTTCAAAGCGGTCCAAAGTACAGTATACTGACAGGCAATAAACCTAAGGATAAGTATAAGGCTTTTACAGATGCAAGGCAGCCCAAAACAAAGCAGATGCTGCGAAGCAAGTTTTGAACGAAGTGAAACTCAAGAAGCGTATGCTGTACAAAACTTTTAGGGGGATGGCTTTGGAAATCATAACAGCGTGGCAGGACTGGGAGCAATGGGCGCAGGAAGAATGGAGCCTACTCCCCCTTATTATACAAACACCGCAGGACAAGGGGGGATTGCCCGCCTCCTGGATGAAGGCCTGGGAGCTGGCCTCTCCCTATTCAGTGGTACTGGAGAGTGGTAAGGGCGGCCGGTACTCATATATTGGCTTACATCCTGTTTCCGTACTGCAAGGGCGGGCAGGTGCAGCCGAAATATACAGCTTCCCGTCAGACGGGGCAGGTAAGGATAAGCCATTGTTAGAATCGGTACAGGCCGGCACCCCCTTGAAAGTGTTGGAGGCCTGGATGAAGGACTTTACCTCACCGCAGCTACAATCCTCTGGGCTCCCTCCGTTTATCGGTGGCTGTCTTGGATTTCTGAGCTATGATGTGGTTCGTTCTCTGGAGAAGCTGCCTGTTTGGGCTAAGGATGATCCGGGGTTTCCCGATTACCTCTTCATGAGACTGGAAGAGCTGTGGATCTATGACCACCAGGAGGACATGCTCTACTGCACAGTCCATGTGCCTGTGCCTGTTGCTGCGCAATCATCTGGTCCCGCCGAACTAAAAGACCTGTACCGGAAGGCTTTCCTGCGGGCTGAGCAGATGCTGGAACAGTGGAGGCTAATCTCTGCTGCACCTGGGACTTCTGAAAGCGGCACTGCCGAGGCCGCCGCAACGGCAGCCCATAGCGATGTTTCCGGCCAATGGCCGGGCATGACTTCCGCCTTCTCGCCAGAGCAATTTCAGCAGGCAGTCCGTGAGGTCCAGGAATACATCCGCCAAGGAGATGTATTCCAGGTGAACCTGTCGCTGCGCCAGGAGGCCCAGCTGAAATCCTCGCCGGAGGATGTGTATGAATGGCTGCGCAAGCTCAACCCGTCCCCGTACATGGGGCTGCTGCGCTCCCCCGGCTTCGCCCTCGCCAGCGCTTCGCCCGAGCTGCTCGTCAAGCTGCACGGGGACAAGGTCAGCGCCCGCCCCATTGCCGGTACCCGGCGCCGGGGCCTGACTCCCGCGGAGGACGCCGCCATGGAGGCGGAGCTGCGCGGGAGCGAGAAGGAGATCGCCGAGCATATTATGCTTGTCGATCTGGAGCGCAACGACATCGGCCGTGTCGCTGCTTATGGGACGGTCAGCGTGCCGGAGCTGCTGACCGTGGAGCGATACTCGCATGTGATGCATCTCGTCTCGCAGGTGGAGGGCACCGTCGCGCCCGGCAAAGGCGCTTACGATGTCATGGCCGCCTTGTTCCCCGGCGGCACCATCACCGGTGCGCCTAAGGTGCGCACCATGGAGATCATCGAGGAGCTTGAGCCCGTGCGGCGCGGACCATATACTGGATCGATGGGCTGGATTGACTATAACGGCAATATGGAATTAAATATTATTATACGGACACTGGCGGTGAAGGACGGAATAGGCTATATCCAGACAGGTGCGGGCATTGTGATTGATTCAGACCCGTACCGGGAATACCGGGAATGCCACAATAAAGCCAAAGCCGTAGTGAAGGCGGTTCTCTGCAGCGAATACCAGCAGGAATCGCGTGCCACCGGCGGCGCCGAAGGAGGAGCAACATTATGATCTTGGTTATCGATAATTACGATTCCTTTACGTACAACCTGGTGCAGTATCTCGGGGAGCTTGGGGAGGAAGTCCAGGTATCCCGCAACGATGAGATTACCATTGAGGAGATTGAGGCGCTTGCACCGGATCATATTCTGATTTCTCCAGGGCCCTGCACACCGAATGAAGCGGGGATAAGCCTTGCGCTGATTCAGCATTTCAAGGGAATTATCCCGATTTTTGGCGTCTGTCTGGGCCATCAAGCCATTGGACAGGCCTTCGGAGGCAATGTCATTCGGGCGGAGCGCCTGATGCATGGCAAAACCTCGCCAATCCACCACAACGGAACCTCTGTATTCGAAGGACTGGAGTCTCCGTTCACCGCGACCCGCTATCATTCACTGATCGTGGAGCGTGAAAGTTTGCCTGACTGCCTGGAGATCACAGCGGAAACGGCTGAAGGCGAAATTATGGCGTTGCGCCATAAGGAATATCCGATTGAAGGCGTGCAGTTCCATCCTGAATCGATTATTACCAATCATGGGCATACCATGCTGCGTAATTTTCTGAAACGGAGAGCCGGAGAACCGGTATGAATTATATTGGATTCAACCACCAGGTAGTTGATGCGAAAGATGCCGTGATTTCCGCTCTGGATCACGGCTTTTTGTACGGTATGGGCCTCTTTGAGACTTTCCGGACGTACAAAGGGGAACCGTTTCTGCTGCAGCGCCACATAGGCAGACTGGCAGAGGGCTGCAGACAGCTTGGGATTCCTTTTACAGAAGACACTTTTCGGCTGCGCGGCTGGATTCAGCATGTAATGGGCAAAAATGAATTACAGGAAGCCTATATCCGTTACACCGTAACAGCCGGTGAAGATATTCTGGGTTTGCCGGCAGGCGAGTACAGCCATCCCAATCATTTGCTCTACATCAAGGAGCTGCCGCGTCTTCCGGGTACTCTCTACCATGAAGGGAAAGGCCTGCAATTGTTGAACCTGCCGCGTAATACACCGGAGGGGCCGGTACGCTTCAAGTCGCTGCATTATATGAACAACATACTCGCGAAGCGTGAATTGGCAGGTTATGCTTCGGCAGCATACGGTGCCGAAGGGCTGATGCTGACTCGGCAAGGCGAGATTGCCGAGGGCATTGTCAGCAATGTGTTTTTTATCAAGAATAACATCCTTTATACGCCAGACGTCGCAACAGGCATCCTGCCGGGAATTACCCGGGAAATGGTACTGGAGCTCGCACATGCAGCCGGATTGCAGACTGAGGAAGGCATGTACAGGTGGGAACAGCTTACAGAAGCGGACGAGATCTTTCTCACCAATTCGGTACAGGAGATTGTGCCGGTTACCGCACTATGGCGTGTAAATGATCGGCAGACTGTAAGCGACGGATGCTGTGGAAGACTTACGGCGCTGCTGCTGGAAGCATATAGGGAAAGGACGGGATTGCCGGAATGAGACCCTTGATATACAAACGGAACTACCGCCTGGGGGCAGCGGAACTGATACTGGGTGAACGAACACTGATTATGGGCATCCTGAACGTCACCCCGGACTCATTTTCCGATGGTGGATTGTGGGCTGAACCGGAAAAGGCTGTAGAACATGCTTTGCAAATGGCGGCGGAGGGTGCCGATATTATTGACATTGGCGGTGAATCAACGCGTCCCGGCCATCAGCCGGTAGGTCTGGAAGACGAACTGGCCCGCGTGCTGCCTGTCATTGAGAGCATTCACCGTGCCGCTCCTCAGCTGCCGTTATCAATCGACACCTATAAGGCGGAGGTGGCCCGTCAGGCTGTTCAGGCAGGTGCTCATATTATTAATGATGTCTGGGGCGCCAAAGCTGATCCCGATATGGCGGCTGTAGCTGCGGAAGCGGGCTGTCCGATTATTTTGATGCACAACCGCCTTGAGCGTAATTACCGGGAGCTGGTCAGTGACATGTGTGCTGATCTTGAAGAAAGCGTGAATCTGGCATTGGCCGCGGGAGTGAAGCCGGAGAACATCATTCTTGATCCCGGAATCGGTTTTGCCAAGGACTATGCAGAGAATCTACAGGCCATGATGAATTTGGACCGGCTGACAGAGCTTGGATATCCTCTCCTGCTCGCTACCTCCCGCAAAAAATTCATTCGTACCGTCCTGGATCTTCCGCCGGATGATGTAGTGGAAGGCACGGCCGCCACCGTGGCATTCGGAATTGCCCAAGGGTGCCAAATTGTGCGGGTACACGATGTCGCCAGGATTAAGCGGACTGTACAGATGTGCGATGCCATGCTTTATGCTGCATCACCATTAGCGCTTGAATAAAAAATGATTTATCAGAGCGAAAATTAGATTTCAGAAGGCAGGGAACCCGCATGGATAGAATGACACTGCACCGTATGGAGTACTATGGTTATCACGGAGTGTTTGAAGAGGAGCGCAAGCTTGGCCAGCGCTTTTACGTTGACTTGGAGCTTGAGCTTGATCTGCAGGCTGCTGGCCGCAGTGATGATCTTACTCTTACCGTAAATTATGCCGAAGTGCACTTCCTCGTTAAAAAAATTGTCGAAACAAAATCATTTAAACTCATAGAAGCTTTGGCTGAATATATTGCATCCTCGTTACTGGACACTTATACTGTTATCAATGCAGTAACGGTGAAGGTGACCAAGCCGCATCCGCCGTTCGACATTCACTTTCAGGGAGTGACCGTAGAACTGCGCAGAACCAGAAAGTGAGAACTCTGTAATGACCATACATTCTACCTCTGAGGCATCAGAGGCTTATATTGCTTTAGGGGCTAATTTGGGTGACCGTGAGGGAACCCTGAAAGAAGCATTGAACAGACTGAATCAGCATGCCGGGATTGAAGTGGTCCGCTGTTCAAGTGTGTACGAAACGGAACCAGTCGGTTATCTGGACCAGCCGCAGTTTTTGAATATGGCGGCAGTCCTCCGCACTACCCTTGCGCCGGAGGCGCTGCTTCACGAGATGCTGGACATCGAAAGTCAACTGGGCCGTGTCCGGGATGTTCGTTATGGGCCTAGAACGGTTGATTTAGATTTGTTGTGGGTGGAGAATCAGAGCTTCGATACGACCGATTTAACACTGCCGCATCCGCGGATGCTGGAGCGGGCATTTGTGCTGATTCCACTGAATGATGTCGTACCACAGAGTGAAGAGTCTCCCGGACTCCGGCAGTTTATAACAGCAGCGCTACAAGACATTGACGGAAGGGAAGGAATTCGCTTGTGGACAACAAACGTATGGGACGGCGGGTCAGGGCATTCCGGAAGCTGAAGGGATACACTCAGCAGGAACTGGCGGATTCTGTCGGAATATCCTTGGCTGTGCTTGGCGCAGTAGAGAGGGGCAACAGACGTTTGGAAGATCAAATTTTAAATAAAATTGCGGACGTTCTTGGAGTTGCTGTCGACGAATTAGCCAACCCCTCAACCTGAGGGAACGTTAGTATAGATTCAATAAATGGGTTAAGGAAGTGAACACAACATGCTGAAGATTGGCGGCATTGAGATGAAGAACCAGGTCGTGCTGGCACCTATGGCCGGCGTGTGCAATCCGGCATTTCGTCTGATTGCCAAAGAATTTGGAACCGGCCTGGTTTGCGCCGAAATGGTCAGCGATAAGGCGATTTTGCACGGCAACCGGCGTACGCGGGAGATGCTGTTTGTGGATGAACGGGAGAAGCCGCTGAGTCTGCAAATATTCGGCGGTGACCGGGAGTCCCTGGTAGAAGCGGCTAAGGTCGTGGATAAAGAGACAAATGCCGATATTATTGACATTAATATGGGCTGTCCTGTTCCTAAAGTGACCAAATGCGACGCGGGAGCGCGCTGGCTGCTGAATCCCGACAAAATCTACGAGATGGTGTCTGCAGTCGTTGACGCCGTAGATAAGCCGGTAACCGTAAAAATGCGGATTGGCTGGGACAGTGAGCATATTTTTGTTGAGGACAATGCGCGTGCCGTCGAGCGTGCCGGGGGCCAGGCCGTGAGTGTTCATGGCCGGACCCGCGAGCAGCTCTACACCGGTCATGCCGATTGGAAGTACATCCGTATGGCCAAAGAGGCAGTTTCAATTCCGGTTATCGGCAATGGGGATGTAAATACGCCGGAGGATGCGCGGGCGATGCTGGACCAGACCGGCTGCGACGGTGTCATGATTGGACGGGGCGCTTTGGGCAATCCATGGATGCTGTACCGTACAATTCAGTACCTGAATACAGGTGAGCTGATCCCTGAGCCTGGTCCGGAGGAAAAGATCAAAGTAGCCATTCTTCATATGGACCGTCTGATTAGCCTGAAGGGTGAAGTGGTGGCTGTCCGGGAAATGCGCAAACATCTGGCCTGGTATTTGAAAGGCATGAAGGCCGCTGCCCGTGTGAAGGATGTCATTATGGAAGAAACCAAGCGTGATGAAATGGTGCGGATATTGAACCAATTTGTCACACAGCTTAAGGACGAGGAAGAGCAGGAAGGCCTTAATTCCTCGCTGACTGCGGTTTAAACACAGAAACTCCTGCCTTTTTGCATAACACACGAACATTATATGGGGCATCATTGACATTTTGTAGCGGTTCCAATATAATTTCACAGTATAAAATCGCCGTTACAGCAGTGGCAATGCAGAAGGAGGGTTCTGATCCCTCCAGATTCGCATATAGTATGGTGTTTTCAATAAATGTATACGACAGGAGAATCGGTTGAGATGAGCGATAAAGAAGTCATTCTTACACCGGACGGACTTAAGCGTCTGGAAGAAGAACTGGAGACCCTCAAATCCGTAAAACGCCGTGAGGTCGCCGAACGGATCAAAGTGGCAATTGGCTACGGAGATATCAGTGAGAACTCGGAATATGAAGACGCGAAGAACGAGCAGGCTTTCATAGAAGGCCGTATTATTACATTGGAAAAAATGCTCCGTAATGCGCGTATCATCAACAGCGACGAAATCGTTACCGATGTGGTGAGCATTGGGGTTACCGTAAGCGTCGAGGACTTGGAATATGGCGACGTGATGGAATATACGATTGTGGGTACCGCCGAATCCGATCCGCTTAATAATAAGATTTCGAACGAAAGTCCGGTAGGCCGGGCCATTATTGGTAAGAAGATTGGCACCATTGTTGATGTTAGTGTTCCTGCAGGCGTCATTCAATATAAAATTCTTGATATTAGAATGAAGTAATAGGTACCAATAAGGAATAAGTCAAGAAAGCTTCCTTAGGGAAGCTTTTTTCACAAACACATACAGCTTCTATTTGTACGGGAACGGGCTGTCCTCTTGCATAGGGACGGAACCGTTTCTTCTTGTGTAGTTGACAGAGTGAGTAAGAGAGGATGAAAGACATGACCGAGGAAATGAACACTGCGGAGAATACGGAAAAAGAGCTTAGTGAGCTTCTGACCATCCGCCGCGGCAAACTGGACGAGCTTCGTGCGCTGGGAATCGATCCATTTGGCAAGAAATATGAGCGTACGGCAGGTGCCGGAGATATTATGGACAAGTATGATGGGCAAACCAAAGAGGAACTGGATGAGCTTAATCTCGAAGTCAGCATTGCTGGCCGTATTATGGCTAAGCGTGTAATGGGTAAAGCCAGCTTTGCGCATATTCAGGATCTCAGCGGTAAGATACAAATCTATGTCCGTCAGGACAGTATTTCCGAAGCACAATATGCTGCGTTTACCGTTCTTGATCTGGGGGATATTATCGGCGTTCGCGGTACAGTGTTCAAAACCAGAACCGGAGAAACCTCTATTAAGGTGCATAACCTTGAGGTGCTATCCAAATCGCTGCTTCCGCTTCCCGAAAAATATCATGGCCTGAAAGATGTAGAACTGCGCTACCGCCAGCGTTATGTGGATCTGATTATCAACCCGGAGGTTCAGCAGACCTTCATTACCCGTTCACGGATCATCCAATCGATGCGCCGTTATCTGGATTCGCTGGGCTACCTTGAGGTGGAAACGCCAACCCTCCATGCCATCGCCGGCGGGGCTGCAGCCCGCCCGTTCATTACCCACCACAATACACTCGATATGCAGCTGTATATGCGTATTGCCATTGAGCTGCATCTGAAGCGCCTGATCGTCGGCGGTTTGGAAAAAGTGTATGAAATTGGCCGCGTATACCGCAATGAAGGTATTTCAACGCGCCACAATCCGGAATTTACAATGATTGAGCTATACGAAGCTTATGCTGACTACAAGGATATTATGCACCTGACCGAAAGCATGATCGCTCATATCGCCCAGGAGGTTCTGGGTACACAGAAGATTAATTATCAAGGCCAGGAAGTAGACCTGACCCCGCAGTGGCGCCGTGTAACCATGGTGGATGCTGTCAAAGAGGTGACAGGTGTCGATTTTGGCGTTCATATGACGGATGAGGAAGCTCAGCGTTTGGCGAAGGAACACCGTGTGCCGGTTGAGAAGCACATGACCTTTGGACATATCCTGAATGCCTTTTTTGAGCAATTTGTAGAAGAAACACTGATTCAGCCGACCTTTGTTACTGGACATCCGGTTGAAATCTCCCCGCTCGCCAAAAAGAATGATCAAGACCCGCGCTTTACAGACCGTTTTGAGCTGTTTATCGTGGCCCGTGAGCATGCGAATGCGTTTAGCGAGCTGAATGATCCAATCGACCAGCGTCAGCGCTTTGAGGCACAGATTCAAGAAAAGGAAAAAGGCAACGATGAAGCGCATGAAATGGATGACGACTTCATTCGTGCTCTTGAATACGGAATGCCGCCTACAGGCGGACTTGGAATCGGTGTGGACCGGCTGATCATGCTGCTTACCAACGCTGCATCGATTCGTGATGTGCTGCTGTTCCCGCATATGCGCAACCGTATGGAGTAATTTCTAGGCTCCCATCAGATCTTGAGGGAACTGCGAGGATGTAGTTCCCTCAAGATTTATGATTTTAAGATTTGAAAAATAATGCTTGCAATGAATCTCTATACATGGTATATTCTTATTCCGGCCAAGAAATCTAAACGCCGAGCTCGATAAGAAGTTAAAAAAAGAGCTTGCATTAATCGGTCGAACATGATATATTATAAGAGTTGCTGGTGACGAGATAATCGACACCGACGACGAGCTTGATCTTTGAAAACTGAACAACGAGTGAGTGGGATTTCACGTAAGTGAGATCCAAATTAGAGAATATTTTATTCTCGTCAGATGTTTCAAAATGAGCAATCGCTCTTTCTAAATACCAATTTGGAGAGTTTGATCCTGGCTCAGGACGAACGCTGGCGGCGTGCCTAATACATGCAAGTCGAGCGGATTTACTGGAGTGCTTGCACTCCAGTAGGTTAGCGGCGGACGGGTGAGTAACACGTAGGCAACCTACCCTCTAGACTGGGATAACTACCGGAAACGGTAGCTAATACCGGATAATTCCCTGACCCCCCTGGGCTAGGGATGAAAGGCGGAGCAATCTGCTGCTAGAGGATGGGCCTGCGGCGCATTAGCTAGTTGGTGGGGTAACGGCCTACCAAGGCGACGATGCGTAGCCGACCTGAGAGGGTGAACGGCCACACTGGGACTGAGACACGGCCCAGACTCCTACGGGAGGCAGCAGTAGGGAATCTTCCGCAATGGGCGAAAGCCTGACGGAGCAACGCCGCGTGAGTGATGAAGGTTTTCGGATCGTAAAGCTCTGTTGCCAGGGAAGAACGTCCGGTAGAGTAACTGCTGCCGGAGTGACGGTACCTGAGAAGAAAGCCCCGGCTAACTACGTGCCAGCAGCCGCGGTAATACGTAGGGGGCAAGCGTTGTCCGGAATTATTGGGCGTAAAGCGCGCGCAGGCGGCTATTTAAGTCTGGTGTTTAAACCTTGGGCTCAACCTGGGGTCGCACTGGAAACTGGGTGGCTTGAGTACAGAAGAGGAAAGTGGAATTCCACGTGTAGCGGTGAAATGCGTAGAGATGTGGAGGAACACCAGTGGCGAAGGCGACTTTCTGGGCTGTAACTGACGCTGAGGCGCGAAAGCGTGGGGAGCAAACAGGATTAGATACCCTGGTAGTCCACGCCGTAAACGATGAGTGCTAGGTGTTAGGGGTTTCGATACCCTTGGTGCCGAAGTTAACACAGTAAGCACTCCGCCTGGGGAGTACGGTCGCAAGACTGAAACTCAAAGGAATTGACGGGGACCCGCACAAGCAGTGGAGTATGTGGTTTAATTCGAAGCAACGCGAAGAACCTTACCAGGTCTTGACATCCAACTAACGAAGCAGAGATGCATTAGGTGCCCTTCGGGGAAAGTTGAGACAGGTGGTGCATGGTTGTCGTCAGCTCGTGTCGTGAGATGTTGGGTTAAGTCCCGCAACGAGCGCAACCCTTGACTTTAGTTGCCAGCAGGTAAGGCTGGGCACTCTAGAGTGACTGCCGGTGACAAACCGGAGGAAGGTGGGGATGACGTCAAATCATCATGCCCCTTATGACCTGGGCTACACACGTACTACAATGGCCGGTACAACGGGAAGCGAAGCCGCGAGGTGGAGCCAATCCCAGCAAAGCCGGTCTCAGTTCGGATTGCAGGCTGCAACTCGCCTGCATGAAGTCGGAATTGCTAGTAATCGCGGATCAGCATGCCGCGGTGAATACGTTCCCGGGTCTTGTACACACCGCCCGTCACACCACGAGAGTTTACAACACCCGAAGTCGGTGGGG
This genomic window contains:
- the lysS gene encoding lysine--tRNA ligase yields the protein MTEEMNTAENTEKELSELLTIRRGKLDELRALGIDPFGKKYERTAGAGDIMDKYDGQTKEELDELNLEVSIAGRIMAKRVMGKASFAHIQDLSGKIQIYVRQDSISEAQYAAFTVLDLGDIIGVRGTVFKTRTGETSIKVHNLEVLSKSLLPLPEKYHGLKDVELRYRQRYVDLIINPEVQQTFITRSRIIQSMRRYLDSLGYLEVETPTLHAIAGGAAARPFITHHNTLDMQLYMRIAIELHLKRLIVGGLEKVYEIGRVYRNEGISTRHNPEFTMIELYEAYADYKDIMHLTESMIAHIAQEVLGTQKINYQGQEVDLTPQWRRVTMVDAVKEVTGVDFGVHMTDEEAQRLAKEHRVPVEKHMTFGHILNAFFEQFVEETLIQPTFVTGHPVEISPLAKKNDQDPRFTDRFELFIVAREHANAFSELNDPIDQRQRFEAQIQEKEKGNDEAHEMDDDFIRALEYGMPPTGGLGIGVDRLIMLLTNAASIRDVLLFPHMRNRME
- the greA gene encoding transcription elongation factor GreA, which encodes MSDKEVILTPDGLKRLEEELETLKSVKRREVAERIKVAIGYGDISENSEYEDAKNEQAFIEGRIITLEKMLRNARIINSDEIVTDVVSIGVTVSVEDLEYGDVMEYTIVGTAESDPLNNKISNESPVGRAIIGKKIGTIVDVSVPAGVIQYKILDIRMK